In Cicer arietinum cultivar CDC Frontier isolate Library 1 chromosome 7, Cicar.CDCFrontier_v2.0, whole genome shotgun sequence, a single window of DNA contains:
- the LOC101501013 gene encoding peroxidase P7-like encodes MHARPILTIPLYILLNLSYASSQLILTLSWNSLKQDIYRFSYMATFIKLFVNTLFIMSLLASANNAQLINNFYGKTCPSLQTIVRNTMTNAIKTEARIGASILRLFFHDCFVNGCDASILLDDTVTFVGEKNAAPNKNSARGFEVIDTIKTSVEAACNATVSCADILALAARDGVFLLGGPTWVVPLGRRDARTASQSAANSQIPSPFSDLSTLTTMFSNKGLTINDLTVLSGAHTIGQGECQFFRTRIYNETNIDTSFATLRKSNCPVSGGDTNLAPLDTLTPTTFDNNYYKDLIASKGLFHSDQVLFNNGTQDNLVRTYSTNGAKFSSDFAVAMVKLSKISPLTGTNGEIRKNCRLVN; translated from the exons ATGCATGCCCGCCCCATCCTCACAATTCCTCTCTATATATTGCTTAATCTTTCATATGCTTCTTCACAATTAATTCTCACACTTTCTTGGAATAGCTTAAAGCAAGATATTTATAGATTTAGTTATATGGCCacctttattaaattatttgttaatacACTATTTATTATGTCTCTCTTAGCTAGTGCTAACAATGCACAACTTATTAATAACTTCTATGGCAAAACTTGTCCTAGCCTCCAAACCATTGTGCGTAATACAATGACCAATGCTATCAAAACAGAAGCTCGGATTGGTGCTTCTATACTTCGCTTATTCTTCCATGATTGCTTTGTAAAT GGATGTGATGCATCAATTTTATTAGACGACACTGTGACGTTTGTTGGTGAGAAAAATGCTGCACCTAACAAAAATTCAGCTAGGGGTTTCGAAGTGATTGATACCATTAAAACCAGTGTTGAAGCTGCTTGCAATGCTACTGTCTCTTGTGCAGATATTCTAGCACTTGCAGCAAGAGATGGAGTTTTTTTG CTTGGAGGACCCACATGGGTAGTACCACTTGGGAGAAGAGATGCAAGAACAGCAAGCCAAAGTGCAGCCAACAGCCAAATCCCTTCACCATTTTCTGATTTATCAACACTCACTACCATGTTTTCAAACAAAGGTCTAACTATAAATGACCTCACAGTCCTTTCTGGTGCACACACAATAGGCCAAGGAGAATGTCAATTTTTCAGAACTCGCATATACAATGAAACAAACATTGACACAAGCTTTGCTACCTTAAGAAAATCCAATTGTCCTGTTTCTGGTGGTGACACCAATTTAGCACCTCTTGATACTCTCACTCCAACAACTTTTGACAACAATTACTATAAAGATCTTATTGCAAGCAAAGGTCTTTTCCATTCTGATCAAGTTCTTTTCAATAATGGCACTCAAGATAATTTGGTTAGGACTTATAGTACCAATGGTGCTAAATTTTCTAGTGACTTTGCTGTTGCTATGGTGAAATTGAGTAAAATTAGTCCTCTCACTGGGACTAATGGGGAGATTAGAAAGAATTGTAGACTTGTAAATTGA
- the LOC140918747 gene encoding uncharacterized protein, with amino-acid sequence MVNNVQNSKISDFSIDSDDVLRLKSQLCVPNVGGLRRKILEGDHHSSYTIQPGSNKMYQDLILEVVPNFIRNSFEASNNFSSSNRWTNNSYLSSIHMAPLEALYERHCRSLIGWFEVGEAKVVGLEFIQNAIENVKLIPNRLVTA; translated from the exons ATGGTAAATAATGTTCAGAATAGTAAAATTTCAGACTTTTCAATTGATTCTGATGATGTGTTGAGGTTGAAGTCTCAATTGTGTGTTCCAAACGTTGGTGGCTTAAGGAGGAAAATTTTAGAGGGGGatcatcattcttcttatactATTCAGCCAGGTTCTAAtaagatgtatcaagacttgATTTTGGAAGTCGTTCCAAACTTCATTAGGAACTCGTTTGAAGCTTCGAACAATTTTTCATCCTCAAACAGATGGACA AATAATAGTTATCTATCTAGTATTCATATGGCTCCGTTGGAGGCTTTGTACGAAAGACATTGTAGGTCTCTGATAGGATGGTTTGAAGTTGGAGAAGCTAAAGTAGTCGGTCTAGAGTTTATTCAAAATGCCATTGAAAATGTTAAATTGATTCCAAATCGCTTAGTGACCGCTTAA